One Coleofasciculus chthonoplastes PCC 7420 DNA window includes the following coding sequences:
- a CDS encoding ATP-binding protein, producing the protein MSQDVVSHDEIKQDENEQDNEISVPRLDLAPKLQRPLSLWNPLDYLRLLYWVFYFPQALRWYVDNFGGGYIPVAEMNWRKGLELLRQNPVQRQLLIQGLMLTIVIPVAFCGLLQQIGFEIDWRGVAVGVAFGVAGSVAVGVAGSVAVGVAFGVVGGVAVGVAFGVVGGVAVGVAGGVAVGVAGGVAGGVAVGVVVGVAVGVAVGVAVGVAVGVAFGVAGGVAGSVAVGVAFGVAFGVAGSVAVGVAFGVAFGVAGGVAGSVASLRPENWLIGSPLNLRYLQNGSWLFPRITLLPLPYLRFRLQNWLQQDWEMSLYNVNQLLAYTMQFIPVVQSVNKVLNSTPSDQLIWRVSHLAEAPFDWDLVGCASASLKKHFQSHFIGLSFFRYWNEPFSPPLRKTRLDTPARAAAAGFWHLHEKEPAQATEAFAVVCSLLYGEELFTLAQILTTFNEAKEPATIATLEPPISPNEPLLRPITWNTINALRRVVEDVRVVQRSVSRSTRSFALNRALGELKTILNHIENLPEAERELIKDIAQTWQESLLQIAAEIGHISITKPVTNPYVVGDPVEGNRFVGRDDILRQLEELWVMGQQLQSVVLYGHRRMGKTSILLNVANCSGSRVKVVYINLLRLGSPQGVGEVLMAISDAISDAIGCPPPDDDALLNLPYRTFERYFKQVVEMVQGTETRHGTEMETRHGASLQGLIIALDEFEKIEELIEAGKIPNDFIGYLRGLVQMNAKVAFAFAGLHTLEEMTADYFQPFFASVIPIHVGFLEPAATRQILANPSLENPDATVSDIPDNEAVDFPLDYTPDALDSIYRLTAGQPYLVQLVGFQLVRRYNDFVFEQGHSRDPVFTVEDVEAVINDPAFYQRGRYYFDGVWGQAARGVTGQQAILKVLAPYPDGLMSEQLRINLAEYFRESVLALLEEKQLEEALETLKRHDVIQQKGESWQIIVELFRRWVLNQ; encoded by the coding sequence ATGAGCCAAGATGTAGTTAGCCACGATGAAATCAAGCAAGATGAGAATGAGCAAGATAATGAAATCTCTGTTCCCCGATTAGATTTAGCGCCGAAACTGCAACGCCCTTTATCGTTATGGAATCCCCTAGATTATTTGCGTCTCTTGTACTGGGTGTTTTATTTTCCTCAAGCATTGCGCTGGTATGTAGATAACTTTGGTGGTGGATATATTCCCGTAGCAGAAATGAATTGGCGCAAGGGATTAGAACTATTGCGTCAGAATCCGGTTCAGCGTCAGTTGCTTATTCAAGGGTTGATGTTGACTATTGTTATTCCTGTCGCTTTTTGTGGATTACTTCAACAGATAGGCTTTGAGATTGATTGGAGAGGCGTGGCGGTTGGCGTGGCGTTTGGCGTGGCGGGAAGCGTGGCGGTTGGCGTGGCGGGAAGCGTGGCGGTTGGCGTGGCGTTTGGCGTGGTGGGAGGCGTGGCGGTTGGCGTGGCGTTTGGCGTGGTGGGAGGCGTGGCGGTTGGCGTGGCGGGAGGCGTGGCGGTTGGCGTGGCGGGAGGCGTGGCGGGAGGCGTGGCGGTTGGCGTGGTGGTTGGCGTGGCGGTTGGCGTGGCGGTTGGCGTGGCGGTTGGCGTGGCGGTTGGCGTGGCGTTTGGCGTGGCGGGAGGCGTGGCGGGAAGCGTGGCGGTTGGCGTGGCGTTTGGCGTGGCGTTTGGCGTGGCGGGAAGCGTGGCGGTTGGCGTGGCGTTTGGCGTGGCGTTTGGCGTGGCGGGAGGCGTGGCGGGAAGCGTGGCAAGCTTGCGTCCAGAAAACTGGCTGATTGGTTCACCCTTAAACTTACGATATCTCCAAAATGGGAGTTGGTTATTCCCTCGCATAACCCTACTTCCCCTACCTTATCTAAGGTTTCGTTTGCAGAATTGGCTGCAACAGGATTGGGAAATGAGTTTGTACAATGTTAATCAACTGTTGGCATATACAATGCAATTCATTCCCGTTGTGCAAAGTGTTAATAAAGTATTGAATTCTACCCCATCAGACCAGTTGATTTGGCGTGTATCTCATCTAGCTGAAGCGCCGTTTGATTGGGATCTCGTTGGTTGTGCTTCCGCTTCACTAAAAAAGCATTTTCAGTCACATTTTATTGGCTTATCATTTTTTAGGTATTGGAATGAACCTTTCTCTCCTCCTTTGAGAAAGACTCGCTTAGACACCCCTGCTCGTGCTGCGGCGGCTGGTTTCTGGCATCTTCATGAAAAAGAACCCGCCCAAGCAACGGAAGCCTTTGCCGTTGTCTGTTCCCTTCTCTATGGTGAAGAACTCTTCACCCTCGCCCAAATTCTCACCACATTCAACGAAGCCAAAGAACCCGCCACAATCGCCACATTAGAACCACCTATTTCCCCCAACGAACCCTTACTACGTCCGATAACCTGGAACACGATAAACGCTCTCCGTCGAGTCGTGGAAGATGTGCGAGTGGTTCAGCGTAGCGTCTCTCGTTCCACCCGTTCCTTTGCTCTCAATCGCGCATTAGGAGAACTCAAAACTATCCTTAATCATATCGAAAACCTACCCGAAGCTGAACGAGAACTGATTAAAGATATTGCCCAAACTTGGCAAGAATCTTTATTACAAATTGCGGCTGAAATTGGGCATATTTCCATCACCAAACCCGTTACCAATCCTTATGTTGTCGGTGACCCCGTAGAAGGGAATCGCTTTGTCGGACGAGACGATATCCTCAGACAATTAGAAGAACTTTGGGTTATGGGTCAACAACTCCAATCCGTGGTTCTTTATGGTCATCGCCGCATGGGGAAAACTTCGATTCTTTTAAATGTGGCAAACTGTTCCGGTTCACGAGTAAAAGTGGTTTATATTAACCTACTGCGTTTAGGCAGTCCCCAAGGTGTTGGGGAAGTGTTAATGGCAATTAGTGATGCGATTTCTGATGCTATCGGTTGTCCCCCTCCCGATGATGATGCTTTGCTCAATCTTCCTTATCGGACGTTTGAACGCTATTTTAAACAGGTGGTGGAGATGGTGCAGGGGACAGAGACGCGCCATGGTACAGAGATGGAGACGCGCCATGGCGCGTCTCTACAGGGGTTAATTATTGCCCTAGATGAATTCGAGAAAATTGAGGAACTCATTGAAGCGGGAAAAATCCCTAATGATTTTATTGGCTATCTGCGGGGATTGGTGCAAATGAACGCTAAAGTCGCGTTTGCTTTTGCTGGGTTGCACACCTTAGAAGAAATGACTGCCGATTATTTCCAACCCTTCTTTGCCAGCGTTATTCCGATTCACGTTGGTTTTCTAGAACCTGCTGCAACCCGCCAGATTTTAGCCAATCCCAGCCTGGAAAATCCAGATGCGACTGTTTCAGATATCCCGGATAATGAGGCGGTTGATTTTCCCCTAGATTACACCCCAGACGCCCTTGACTCAATCTATCGTCTAACCGCAGGTCAACCCTATTTAGTTCAACTGGTGGGATTCCAACTGGTGCGCCGATACAATGATTTTGTGTTTGAACAGGGACATTCGCGTGACCCCGTTTTTACCGTAGAGGATGTGGAAGCGGTAATTAATGACCCCGCATTTTATCAGCGAGGACGATATTATTTTGATGGGGTTTGGGGTCAAGCGGCGCGAGGGGTTACAGGTCAACAGGCAATCCTTAAGGTGTTAGCGCCTTACCCGGATGGGTTAATGAGTGAACAATTAAGGATAAATTTAGCAGAATACTTCAGAGAATCAGTACTTGCGCTTCTAGAGGAGAAACAATTAGAGGAAGCGTTGGAGACATTAAAACGCCATGATGTGATTCAGCAAAAGGGTGAGTCTTGGCAGATTATCGTTGAACTATTCCGGCGCTGGGTGTTAAATCAATAG
- a CDS encoding ATP-binding protein yields MNSKEALEFINSLLREKFQPVLDESEEAIFIGIWDKQEYRDIAAQILFSEQHTRKLGADLCKKVTKYLEIRVRKRNFRKPIECRYKEWLTQQTHGLKSDASTLEMTSPPAPLLPGEGSNLSSFGQDQDSDIINDNIITNPFTPQQGRIDNPQDFFNREREIRQIFEVINSGSSVALIGAEGIGKSSLLSQIVRLADSYLHSPRQPVFIDLNLVEDEDDFYGALCDEIGIPESKGARLSRHLKSRQVLLVLDNVGKMTWDGFNRGFRDYLRGLAEGSQAPLKLVLAANESLDELFNDSWDNGKTSPLAGVCQEEIIKPWDEPTARDFIDTRLAMTSIRFTEAEINQLVEESGGHPRRLMQLCYRMYSRYLEGG; encoded by the coding sequence ATGAACTCAAAAGAGGCGCTAGAATTCATCAATAGCTTGCTTAGGGAGAAATTCCAACCTGTTTTGGATGAATCAGAAGAGGCGATTTTTATTGGGATTTGGGATAAACAAGAGTATCGGGATATTGCTGCTCAAATTCTTTTCAGTGAGCAACATACTAGAAAACTGGGTGCAGATTTATGTAAGAAAGTTACCAAATATTTAGAGATACGAGTTCGTAAGCGAAATTTTCGGAAGCCAATAGAATGTCGATATAAGGAGTGGTTAACCCAGCAAACTCATGGGTTAAAATCCGATGCCAGTACCTTGGAAATGACCTCTCCCCCTGCCCCTCTCCTACCAGGAGAGGGGAGTAATTTATCGTCTTTCGGGCAGGATCAGGATTCAGATATTATAAATGACAATATAATCACCAATCCCTTTACTCCTCAACAAGGCAGAATCGATAATCCACAAGACTTCTTTAATCGTGAACGGGAAATCCGGCAGATATTCGAGGTGATTAATAGTGGGAGCAGTGTTGCCCTAATCGGAGCAGAGGGTATCGGTAAATCTTCTTTACTTTCCCAGATTGTCCGACTCGCGGACAGTTATCTCCATTCGCCGCGTCAGCCTGTTTTTATCGATTTAAATTTGGTTGAAGATGAAGATGATTTCTATGGTGCATTATGTGATGAGATTGGGATACCGGAAAGCAAGGGAGCCAGGTTAAGTCGCCATTTAAAATCGCGGCAAGTTCTGCTGGTGTTAGATAATGTGGGCAAAATGACGTGGGATGGCTTTAATCGGGGGTTTCGGGATTATCTACGGGGTTTGGCTGAGGGGAGTCAAGCACCACTTAAGCTGGTTTTAGCCGCGAATGAATCTTTAGATGAGCTGTTTAATGATAGTTGGGATAATGGCAAAACTTCGCCTCTGGCAGGAGTTTGTCAAGAAGAAATTATAAAACCCTGGGATGAACCAACCGCCCGTGATTTTATTGATACACGTTTGGCGATGACTTCGATAAGGTTTACTGAAGCTGAAATTAATCAGTTAGTTGAGGAAAGTGGTGGTCATCCCCGGCGATTGATGCAGTTGTGTTATCGAATGTATTCTCGGTATTTGGAGGGTGGGTAA
- the pheS gene encoding phenylalanine--tRNA ligase subunit alpha yields the protein MTTSLNELETQLVALKQEATPAIAKTDTLDQLEQLRVNYLGKKGQLSQILRGMGKLSPEDRPRIGALANEVKEALQQSLDNKRQELQAAQIQAKLAAETLDVTMPGVYKPQGRIHPLNSIIDQVLDIFVGLGYTVATGPEMETDYYNFEALNTPQDHPARDMQDTFYLPDGNLLRTHTSSVQIRYMENNEPPIRIIAPGRVYRRDTVDATHSAVFHQIEILAVDEDITFGDLKGTLKVFFQELFGEDVDVRLRASYFPFTEPSAEIDVKWRGKWLEMGGCGMVDPNVLKTVGYDPEIYTGFAAGFGAERFALVMHQIDDIRRLYTSDLRFLQQF from the coding sequence ATGACTACTTCGCTCAACGAGCTAGAAACCCAATTAGTCGCCCTCAAACAAGAAGCCACTCCTGCGATCGCAAAAACGGATACGCTGGATCAATTGGAACAATTGCGCGTCAACTACTTGGGGAAAAAAGGACAGTTATCCCAAATCTTGCGCGGGATGGGGAAGCTATCCCCCGAAGATAGACCTCGAATTGGGGCGCTTGCTAATGAAGTCAAAGAAGCCCTCCAACAATCCCTAGACAACAAGCGCCAAGAGTTACAAGCCGCCCAAATTCAAGCAAAATTAGCCGCTGAAACCCTTGACGTGACCATGCCAGGGGTGTATAAACCTCAAGGTCGAATTCATCCCCTCAATAGCATTATCGACCAAGTGCTGGATATTTTTGTCGGTCTAGGGTACACCGTCGCCACGGGACCAGAAATGGAGACCGATTATTATAATTTTGAGGCATTAAATACCCCCCAAGACCATCCGGCGCGGGATATGCAGGATACCTTTTATCTCCCCGATGGAAACCTGCTGCGAACCCATACCTCCTCGGTGCAGATTCGCTACATGGAAAATAACGAACCCCCGATCCGAATTATTGCCCCAGGGCGAGTTTATCGCCGGGATACCGTTGATGCGACACATTCGGCTGTTTTCCATCAAATTGAGATTTTAGCCGTTGATGAAGACATCACCTTTGGGGATCTCAAAGGGACATTAAAAGTCTTTTTCCAAGAATTATTCGGTGAAGATGTCGATGTTCGCTTACGCGCCAGTTATTTCCCATTCACCGAACCCTCGGCGGAAATTGATGTCAAATGGAGAGGGAAATGGTTAGAGATGGGCGGCTGTGGAATGGTTGATCCCAATGTGCTGAAAACCGTTGGTTATGACCCAGAAATTTATACCGGATTTGCCGCCGGATTTGGCGCGGAACGTTTTGCCCTAGTCATGCATCAAATTGATGATATTCGCCGTTTATATACCAGTGATTTGCGCTTTTTGCAACAGTTTTAA
- a CDS encoding oxidoreductase, whose product MSSGSKKQVAMVTGASSGIGKAIVQQLLKEGWIVYGAARRVEKMADIEAMGAKVLSLDVTDDASMTTAMQTLLSAEGQIDALVNNAGYGSYGALEDVPLQEAKRQFDVNVFGLMRLTQLVLPSMRAAKSGTIVNISSMGGRIWMPIGGWYHATKHAVEVLSDALRMETEPFGIRVVVVQPGAIESEWSSIAAQTLRENSQGSAYQGTVEPMAKVLEDYPNASSPNVVAKAVSKAVNSRHPKRRYATPMDAKLYIFLHWLLPDWAWERLIASAIQ is encoded by the coding sequence ATGTCTAGCGGTTCAAAGAAACAAGTTGCCATGGTAACAGGCGCTTCGTCTGGGATCGGTAAAGCGATCGTGCAGCAACTTCTAAAAGAGGGTTGGATTGTGTATGGTGCGGCGCGGCGAGTGGAGAAAATGGCGGATATTGAAGCAATGGGCGCCAAAGTTCTGTCCCTTGATGTGACCGATGATGCCAGTATGACAACGGCGATGCAAACCCTACTTTCGGCTGAAGGGCAGATTGATGCATTAGTGAATAATGCGGGGTATGGTTCCTACGGGGCGCTGGAAGATGTACCACTCCAAGAGGCGAAGCGACAGTTTGACGTGAATGTGTTTGGCTTAATGCGGCTGACGCAATTGGTTCTACCGTCGATGCGGGCGGCAAAATCCGGCACAATCGTGAATATCAGTTCCATGGGAGGGCGGATTTGGATGCCTATCGGTGGTTGGTATCATGCCACGAAACACGCGGTTGAGGTACTATCCGATGCCTTACGGATGGAAACCGAACCCTTTGGCATTCGCGTGGTGGTGGTGCAACCGGGGGCGATTGAAAGTGAATGGTCAAGTATTGCGGCTCAGACGTTACGGGAGAATTCCCAGGGATCAGCGTACCAGGGAACGGTTGAACCCATGGCAAAGGTGTTAGAGGATTACCCAAATGCCTCAAGTCCTAATGTAGTTGCCAAAGCGGTGTCCAAGGCGGTTAATAGTCGCCATCCCAAGCGGCGATACGCCACACCGATGGATGCCAAACTCTATATATTCCTACATTGGTTGTTACCGGATTGGGCGTGGGAGCGGTTGATTGCTAGTGCGATTCAGTAG
- a CDS encoding 2-phosphosulfolactate phosphatase family protein: MKLFIYHTPELTPTDTTPDCAIAVDVLRATTTIATALHAGAEAVQAFSDIDQLMQVSEQWLPEKRLRAGERGGSKVAGCDLGNSPLDCTPERVQGRRLFITTTNGTRALQRVQNAPVVLAAAMVNRQTVVKYLLEQKPETVWLVGSGWEGSYSLEDTACAGAIADSLISQTDHSLSDIAGNDEVIGALALYTQWKDKMLEMFHHASHGQRLLRLNGHEDLKYCAQADSLDVLPIQKEPGVLVKKF; this comes from the coding sequence GTGAAGCTATTTATTTACCACACCCCCGAACTTACCCCAACGGATACGACGCCAGATTGTGCGATCGCGGTTGATGTGCTAAGAGCGACAACCACGATTGCGACAGCCTTACACGCAGGTGCTGAAGCTGTGCAAGCCTTCAGCGATATTGATCAGTTAATGCAAGTGAGTGAACAATGGCTCCCAGAAAAACGCCTTCGCGCCGGAGAACGGGGCGGATCAAAAGTCGCGGGTTGTGATTTAGGCAATTCTCCCCTCGACTGCACGCCAGAGCGCGTCCAGGGACGCCGTTTGTTTATTACGACCACGAATGGCACTCGCGCCTTACAGCGCGTCCAGAACGCCCCTGTGGTGCTAGCCGCCGCCATGGTGAATCGTCAGACGGTTGTCAAGTATCTGCTAGAGCAAAAGCCGGAAACTGTTTGGCTAGTCGGTTCTGGCTGGGAAGGTTCCTACTCCCTCGAAGATACCGCCTGTGCAGGTGCGATCGCGGATAGTTTGATCTCCCAAACCGATCACTCGCTTAGTGATATCGCGGGTAATGATGAAGTGATTGGCGCTCTTGCCCTTTATACTCAGTGGAAAGACAAGATGTTAGAAATGTTTCACCATGCTAGTCATGGTCAACGTCTACTGCGGTTAAACGGTCATGAGGATTTAAAGTATTGCGCCCAAGCGGATAGTTTAGACGTTTTACCGATTCAGAAAGAACCCGGAGTTTTAGTCAAAAAATTCTGA
- a CDS encoding L-threonylcarbamoyladenylate synthase: MATIYTIHPDTPQIRRIEKIRDNLQDGAVMLYPTDTVYAIGCDLNVKSAVERVRRLKQLSNEKPLTFLCSSLSNISEYAWVSDPAYRIMKRLIPGPYTFLLPATKLVPRLVMSPKRKTSGIRVPDHPVCQAILEALGNPVISTSAHLPDEMGNFPTVGLETARLFDQFEGLVDIIVDDGSKPGVQVSTILDMTGDEPTILRKGLGAQAAMTWAVPANQSWE; this comes from the coding sequence ATGGCAACGATTTACACCATCCATCCGGACACACCTCAAATACGCCGAATAGAGAAAATAAGGGACAACCTGCAAGACGGTGCGGTGATGTTATATCCCACAGATACCGTTTATGCCATTGGTTGCGACTTGAATGTCAAATCGGCTGTGGAACGGGTCAGGCGTTTAAAGCAACTCTCTAATGAGAAGCCCTTAACGTTTCTGTGTTCCTCGTTATCCAATATCTCTGAATATGCTTGGGTCAGTGACCCAGCTTATCGGATTATGAAGCGTCTGATTCCTGGACCCTATACCTTTTTGTTACCCGCAACTAAGTTAGTCCCTCGGCTAGTGATGAGTCCTAAGCGTAAAACCAGTGGTATCCGAGTTCCGGATCATCCGGTTTGTCAAGCCATACTCGAAGCCTTGGGTAATCCGGTAATTTCCACGTCGGCTCATTTACCTGATGAGATGGGAAATTTTCCCACTGTGGGACTGGAAACCGCCAGACTCTTTGATCAGTTTGAGGGTTTAGTGGACATTATTGTCGATGATGGCTCAAAACCTGGTGTCCAGGTATCCACCATTTTGGACATGACTGGGGATGAACCCACAATCCTGCGGAAAGGTTTGGGAGCACAAGCCGCCATGACGTGGGCTGTACCCGCTAACCAGAGTTGGGAATAG
- a CDS encoding HetZ-related protein — translation MNVKTVKSITQPSPNHLENPEVFGTDTQSLMDLLLEEMRSALYGSKALETNGGLTSEPKRLPSRAQVVAKRMVQEVQRICRKSDRIQTSGQVRSWQITLIRHRLHKCLGYYKLGSKQGRVELHSTLSAMVYRHVAQPQSQLKFSARYNLIEDFLQDFYAESLKAFRRENEVDVDYTPRTQIELAEYMAFTEQYAKRRITLPNRCSQQLIVLRAQSFARRQPNETALDIEQAVEFAKGEEAQELSRSPAMQQVRAHLVAQTTDPSESVLRDRVVGELINYLEQQGHSDCADYLVLKLQDLAAPEIDEILGLTPRQRDYLQQRFKYHVEKFARSSHWKLVHQWLGADLDQKLGMTSDQWETFLATLDQQQQHLLSLKQAHKSDAEIAKALKCTPKQLQKRWTKLLESAWKTRNSDGSLSK, via the coding sequence ATGAACGTTAAAACTGTTAAATCTATCACTCAACCTTCCCCAAACCACCTAGAGAATCCGGAAGTTTTCGGCACAGACACTCAAAGTTTAATGGATCTGTTGCTAGAGGAAATGCGGTCGGCACTCTATGGTTCCAAAGCTTTAGAAACCAATGGTGGTTTGACTTCTGAACCCAAACGCCTACCCAGTCGCGCTCAAGTCGTGGCAAAACGCATGGTGCAGGAGGTACAACGAATTTGCCGCAAGAGCGATCGCATTCAAACCTCTGGTCAAGTTCGTTCCTGGCAAATTACGTTAATTCGTCACCGCTTACATAAGTGTTTAGGCTACTATAAATTGGGGTCTAAGCAAGGGCGTGTTGAATTGCACAGCACATTAAGTGCCATGGTTTATCGCCATGTTGCTCAGCCTCAATCCCAGTTAAAATTTTCGGCTCGTTATAATCTGATTGAGGACTTTTTACAAGACTTTTATGCTGAGTCCTTGAAAGCATTTCGTCGGGAAAATGAGGTGGATGTAGACTACACGCCTCGCACTCAAATTGAACTGGCAGAGTATATGGCATTTACGGAACAGTATGCCAAGCGGCGCATCACCTTACCGAACCGTTGTAGTCAACAGCTTATCGTCCTGAGAGCGCAAAGCTTTGCCAGACGCCAACCCAATGAAACGGCTCTAGATATTGAGCAAGCTGTGGAATTTGCCAAGGGCGAAGAAGCCCAAGAGTTAAGCCGCTCCCCGGCGATGCAACAAGTACGGGCGCACCTAGTCGCTCAAACCACTGATCCCAGTGAATCTGTGCTGCGCGATCGCGTGGTTGGTGAACTGATTAATTATCTTGAGCAACAAGGTCACTCTGACTGCGCGGATTACTTGGTCTTAAAGTTACAAGACCTCGCCGCACCGGAAATCGATGAGATTTTAGGGCTAACCCCCCGCCAACGGGATTACCTGCAACAGCGCTTTAAGTACCACGTCGAGAAATTCGCCCGCTCATCCCACTGGAAACTGGTACACCAATGGCTGGGAGCCGATTTAGACCAAAAATTAGGCATGACCTCTGACCAATGGGAAACTTTTTTGGCTACACTTGATCAGCAACAACAGCACCTTCTGTCTCTCAAACAAGCCCACAAGAGTGATGCTGAAATTGCCAAAGCGCTCAAATGTACACCAAAACAACTGCAAAAGCGCTGGACTAAGTTACTAGAATCTGCCTGGAAAACTCGCAATTCTGATGGTTCTCTGAGCAAATAA
- a CDS encoding PHP domain-containing protein, giving the protein MVVKMAPVLISSPVTESDQKALRQVWQTLGPDSCPRSYNFHCHTTASDGQLYPKTLIEQAIAIGLKGFAITDHHTIDGYQIAKTCLHSLQDTLPHQAIPHLWIGVEINARLLNTDVHILGYAFDPHNSQLQTYLQGKAPKNQQAEAATVIDVLHQAGGLAVLAHPCRYRRSAKELIPAAANLGIDGVEAYYAYANPNPWHPSPRQTQQVKQLSATYNLFNTCGTDTHGSNLLRRL; this is encoded by the coding sequence ATGGTGGTAAAAATGGCTCCAGTTTTAATATCATCCCCAGTTACAGAATCCGATCAAAAAGCTCTCCGCCAAGTCTGGCAAACATTAGGACCAGATAGTTGTCCGCGTTCCTACAATTTCCATTGTCACACCACAGCTTCCGATGGTCAGCTTTATCCCAAAACGCTAATAGAACAAGCCATTGCTATCGGTCTTAAAGGGTTTGCGATCACGGATCATCACACAATCGATGGCTATCAAATCGCTAAAACCTGTCTCCATTCCCTCCAAGACACTTTACCCCATCAGGCAATTCCTCACCTCTGGATAGGTGTCGAAATCAACGCTCGCTTATTGAATACAGATGTTCATATCTTGGGCTATGCGTTTGATCCTCACAATTCCCAGTTACAGACTTATCTTCAGGGTAAAGCCCCTAAAAATCAACAAGCTGAAGCCGCTACTGTCATCGATGTTTTGCATCAGGCGGGTGGATTGGCGGTGCTGGCTCATCCGTGCCGTTATCGACGTTCAGCTAAGGAACTGATTCCCGCCGCCGCCAATTTGGGAATTGATGGCGTAGAAGCCTATTATGCTTACGCGAACCCGAATCCTTGGCATCCCAGCCCTAGGCAAACTCAGCAAGTGAAACAGTTAAGTGCCACCTATAATTTGTTCAATACTTGTGGTACAGATACCCACGGTTCAAACTTGCTACGGCGTTTGTGA
- a CDS encoding YqiA/YcfP family alpha/beta fold hydrolase, which translates to MKIVLRYIYLHGLASNPGSAKAVYLRDRFAELGVSLFVPDLNQGDFSHLTLTRQIQQIQAECLSTPTPITLIGSSLGGLTAAWLGEYHTFIQRLVLLAPAFGFLWSWLSTLGEEALHQWQVEGYRPIYHYGEQKELPLSYKFVEDIRQYEQTHRLKRPIPTLILHGQHDEVIPINESLIYAKERSWVQLIPFNSDHSLSDVKAEIWQSILAFCQ; encoded by the coding sequence GTGAAAATAGTTTTGAGGTATATTTACTTACACGGTTTGGCGTCCAATCCGGGATCAGCAAAGGCGGTTTATTTACGCGATCGCTTTGCGGAGTTAGGAGTGTCTCTGTTCGTTCCCGATTTGAACCAGGGTGACTTTTCTCATCTGACACTGACTCGTCAGATTCAGCAAATTCAGGCGGAGTGTTTGTCAACGCCCACCCCAATCACATTAATCGGTTCGAGTTTAGGCGGACTTACGGCGGCTTGGTTAGGGGAATATCACACGTTCATCCAGAGGTTGGTTTTGCTAGCGCCAGCCTTTGGATTTCTCTGGAGTTGGTTATCTACTCTGGGAGAAGAAGCTCTGCATCAATGGCAAGTTGAAGGATATCGTCCTATTTATCACTATGGCGAACAGAAAGAACTACCCCTTTCTTATAAATTTGTGGAAGATATCCGTCAGTATGAACAAACTCACCGATTGAAACGACCCATTCCTACTCTGATTTTGCATGGGCAGCATGATGAGGTGATTCCCATTAATGAAAGCCTAATCTATGCCAAGGAACGGTCTTGGGTACAGCTTATTCCATTCAATAGTGATCATTCGTTAAGTGACGTAAAAGCCGAAATTTGGCAGTCAATTTTAGCATTTTGTCAATAA
- a CDS encoding PPC domain-containing protein — MMNAFAARFSFALLVPTTFLTVGLTAAAVRAQNELYNPIPIPERNQVSDTLTDQDIPTGEGGFARDYTIELSAGDQVAIDLISDSFDTIVTLLASDGSTIAENDDGPDGTTNSLLFSRITETGTYIIRVRAFGETGGGPFTLKVTRLRPI; from the coding sequence ATGATGAATGCCTTTGCCGCTCGTTTTAGCTTTGCTCTGCTTGTTCCTACAACCTTTTTGACAGTGGGCTTAACGGCGGCGGCTGTGAGAGCGCAAAATGAACTGTATAATCCGATTCCGATTCCTGAGCGTAATCAAGTTTCTGATACCCTCACTGACCAAGATATTCCCACGGGAGAGGGGGGGTTTGCCCGGGACTACACTATAGAATTGAGTGCTGGCGATCAAGTGGCTATTGATTTAATTTCAGATAGCTTCGATACAATTGTTACACTCTTAGCCTCTGATGGCTCGACTATTGCCGAAAATGATGATGGTCCCGATGGTACGACGAATTCGTTGCTATTTTCCCGGATTACTGAAACCGGAACCTATATTATTCGGGTGCGGGCTTTTGGAGAAACAGGAGGGGGTCCTTTTACCTTGAAGGTGACCCGTTTGCGACCAATTTGA